In the Clostridium sp. 'White wine YQ' genome, CCTACCTATGGGGAATTTGTAGCACTATTTAATGACATTGATGAAGAAAAAGATATAGAAGAAGTTATGGATGAGTTAGGTCTTTAATATTACAGCTAAGGTTAACGACTTATGTTTTTTCTTAATTATATAATATGTACAAATGAAAACAGAAACCTTGGGTTTCTGTTTTATTATTCTTAGTAAGTGAGATAATTCAAGTATCTTATTAAATTAAAGATATATCTCGTCTAGATTAAAATCTAAGTTATGTGTAGATTACTTTGTTAATTGTTCTTTTTGTCTTTTAGCTAAGCTGTGTATCGTAAAGGAAAAGTTTTTCTTCTATTATGCTTTCTTTTATATTTTTTGTATAAACGAAGTTGTCCTTTTACTATAAGCTTGTCCAAATGTTGACTTAAGTATATAACAAAGCTATTGGTTGGAGATAAAAATTTTAATAAAAAATTTAAAAGAGTCTTTTCTAAGTTGATTCTGCGTTGAATTGTTTTTGTTTTCATTTCTTTCACCCCATCCTCTAAAATTTATACGGTGCAAAAAAAGGAAAGAAGGGCACCATATATTATATGCTTAGTCCTTATACCTATATTATACCAAATTGAAAAATATTGTAAATCAAAATTTAGCATTATTTTAATAAAAAATTGTAAATTTTATCAATATAAAGTAAATATCTTCTAAATTATACATTATATTACAAAGGTCGTAATATAAATTAATACAATTAAATATAAATTATTTATAAGTATTAAAACCAGAGGGATTTTTGTTAGTAATAATTACACTCCTGTGGTATAATTTCTTTATAGAAATTAGATATTGATTAGAGTTTAAAACACTCTAGAGATCAAAGGAGAAATTAGCAAATGAATGAAGACGCTTTAATTGCAAGAATAAATGAATTATATAAAAAAAGTAAAGAAGAAGGTCTAACAGATATAGAAAAAGAAGAGCAGGATAAACTAAGGAAAAAATATATAGAATCAGTAAAAAATAATTTTAGAGCTCAATTAAGTGGAATTAAACCAAAAAAGAAGTTTAATAATTAATATGTATGAGGGTGGTTAGCATGGAGGTTACAGTAGAAAAGCTTATCAAGGATTTTGATTTAGAGGTATTGGTTAAAGGGGAAGTTAATAAGATAATAAATGTAAGTGATATAAACAGACCAGGACTACAGCTTGCAGGATTTTATAACTACTTTGCTCCGGAACGTATTCAGGTAGTAGGTAAAGCCGAATGGAGCTTTTTAGATGATATGGGTATAGAGATTAGAAAAAAGAGATTGAATAAATTTTTTAGTTTCGATTCAACATGTTTAATTATTACAAGAGATTTAGAACCTCATAAGGAACTGGTAAGTGCGGCTGAAAAGAGTAAATCATGGTTACTTAGAAGTAATATGGTAACTACACAATTTATGAGTAAATGTACAATGTACCTTGCAGATAAGATGGCTCCAGAAACAAGACTTCATGGAGTTCTAGTTGATGTATACGGTATTGGAATATTAATAACTGGTGAAAGTGGAATTGGAAAAAGTGAAACTGCACTAGAATTAATAAAGAGGGGTCATAGAATTGTAACAGATGATGCAGTGGAGATAAGAGCAATTGATGGAGAATTAATTGGGACATCCCCTGAAATAACATTCGGAATGCTTGAAGTTAGGGGCATGGGAATTATTGATATAACTGCATTGTATGGATTAAGCTCAGTTATTCCTTCAAAAGATATAAAACTAATTATACATTTTGAACATTGGAAAGATGATGGGGATTATGAGAGATTAGGTACTAATGCAGATTATCAAGATATATTAGGTGTTGATGTTAGAAAGCTAATAGTTCCAATAAGACCAGGAAGAAATATAGCTGTAATAATTGAAGCAGCAGCAGCTAACTATAGATATTCCTTGATGTCAGATGTTACTCCAGTTGACATAATTGAAAGCAGAATGAATAAAATGAACGGATAATAATACAAGTATTTATGTAAATATAATAAAATTTCATCTTTTGGAACATAATATATATCTAGAAATATTTATTATAGGTGAGAAGATGATAATTTATGATATATCGAATAAATTCAAAGAAGTTGATAAATGGGAACAAGAAAAGAGCTTATATTGGATCATACTTCATGCAGAAGAAATTGAGGTATTGAACCTTGTACTTGACGAGGAATGTATACAAGAATGTAAGGATTTTTCACAAGAAGCTCAGATTCATTTTTACAATGATTATATTTTTATGGTATTAAATGTACTTGATATTTATGAGGAAGATATTATCTCTAAGGAGCTTAATATCTTCCTTAGTCATAATTTCATAATCACTGTGTATAAAGATAGAATACCAGTATTAGAGGAATTTATAAAAGATATAAAAAAGAATAGAAATTGTTTTATGTTAAAAGATAAAGGTAAGCCAGAAATAGTTCTATATTATATTCTAGATAGATTAATATTAAGAAACTATAATTGTATATCACTAGTTGAAGAAATGGCTGATAAGGTAGAGCTAGAGATATTAAGATCTCCTCATTCTAATCAAATAAGGGAACTTGTATTTTTAAGAGGTCAAACATACAAAATACGTAAAATACTCAACCCGTTACGATATATAGGAGATGCATTACTTGCAAATGAAAATGGAATAATTTCAGATAATTATATGATTTATTTTAAGAATATAGATAATAAAATATCAAAACTAATGAAGGCTATTGAGAATTTAACACAAGACTTGGCTATGGTAAGAGAAGCTTATGAAGCTGAAATATCAAATAAGACAAATGATTTGATGAAGGTTTTTACGGTAGTAACTACAGTGTTTCTACCATTAGAACTTATTACAGCTGTCTTTTCAATGAGCTTTGATTATATGCCTTTTAAAGAAAATAATTTTGCGTTTTTTGGAATACTTATTTTTATGGGGGGAATAGTTATAACCATGTTGTTTTATTTTAAAAAACATAGAATGTTCTAACTATAAAACATCTATTGGTTTGATATTCCATATAAATAAGTGTAAAATTATAAAAAAAGACATGGGAGGTTAGAATATGAGTAAAAAATTAAAAAAGGAATATTCCTTAGCTTGGGATAAATATTCTAAAGATGACTTAAAAAAAGTTTTTGAATTAAGTGATAGATATAAAGACTTTATATCTAAATGTAAGACTGAGAGAGAATCCGTGGATGAACTTATAGAACTTGCAGAAAATAATGGATATAGAAATTTACAAAACATAATTGATAATGGAGAAGTATTAAAGGCTGGAGATAAAGTTTATGCAAATAATATGGGTAAAACTTTAGCTTTATTTCTAATTGGTTCAGAACCTTTAGAAAAGGGATTAAGAATTCTAGGTGCTCATTTAGATTCACCTAGATTAGATTTAAAGCAAAATCCACTTTATGAAGATGGTGGGTTAGCTTTATTTGATACTCATTACTATGGTGGGGTGAAAAAATACCAGTGGGTTACCATACCACTAGCAATTCATGGAGTTTTAGTTAAAAAGGACGGAACTGTTATAAAGCTTAATGTAGGCGAAGATGAAAATGATCCAGTTGTAGGAGTATCAGATCTATTAATTCACCTTGCATCAAAACAATTAGAGAAGAAGGCAAATGTAGTAATTGAAGGTGAGGATCTTAATGTTTTAGTAGGTTCAATGCCAATAAAAGATAAGGATGCTAAAGAGAGAGTTAAAGAAAATATTTTAGCATTATTTAATGAAAAGTACGGAATAGAGGAAGAAGATTTTGTTTCAGCAGAACTAGAAATAGTCCCAGCAGGAAAAGCTAGAGACTACGGTTTAGATAGAAGTATGGTTATGGGATATGGACATGATGATAGAATATGCGCATATACAAGCTTTGAAGCTTTGATGAATATAGAAAAGACAGATAGAACTTGCGTTGCCCTATTCGTTGATAAAGAGGAAATAGGTAGTGTAGGAGCTACTGGAATGCAATCAAGATTCTTTGAAAATATTGTAGCCGAGATATTAGATAGAAAAGGTGAGTATTCAGAACTAAAGCTTAGAAGAGCATTAAATAACTCACATATGCTTTCTTCAGATGTTACAGTTGCATTTGATCCTAATTTCCCAAGTGTTGTAGAAAAGAATAACACTGCATACTTTGGAAAAGGAATTGTATTTAGTAAATACACTGGAGCAAGAGGGAAATCAGGTTCAAACGATGCAAATGCAGAATATGTAGCATATATCAGAAGAATCATGGAAAATCATAATGTAACTTGGCAAACTGGTGAGCTTGGAAAAGTTGACCAAGGTGGTGGAGGAACCATAGCATATATACTTGCTCAATACAATATGCAAGTAATAGACTGTGGAATAGCCCTTCATAATATGCATGCACCATGGGAAGTAGCTAGCAAAGCAGATATTTATGAAACTATGAGAGGATATGAAGCATTCTTAAAGGAAGCTTAAAATAATTGATAAATCCCCCTAGAATATTTAATATTCTAGGGGGATTTTATATGCTATTCTCCAAGATAAGCACTTCTAATCTTATCATCTTGTAATAGTTCTTTTGCATTACCTTCTAATACAATTGAACCAGTTTCTAAAACATAAGCTCTATCTGCTATAGACAAGGCCATATGAGCATTTTGTTCAACTAATAAGACTGTAGTTCCACCTTCATTAATTTCTTGTATTGTGTCAAAAATTCCTTTAACAACAAGAGGAGCTAATCCCATTGAAGGCTCATCAAGTAAAATCATTTCAGGTCTACACATTAAAGCTCTTCCCATAGCAAGCATTTGTTGTTCTCC is a window encoding:
- a CDS encoding DUF896 domain-containing protein; translated protein: MNEDALIARINELYKKSKEEGLTDIEKEEQDKLRKKYIESVKNNFRAQLSGIKPKKKFNN
- the hprK gene encoding HPr(Ser) kinase/phosphatase gives rise to the protein MEVTVEKLIKDFDLEVLVKGEVNKIINVSDINRPGLQLAGFYNYFAPERIQVVGKAEWSFLDDMGIEIRKKRLNKFFSFDSTCLIITRDLEPHKELVSAAEKSKSWLLRSNMVTTQFMSKCTMYLADKMAPETRLHGVLVDVYGIGILITGESGIGKSETALELIKRGHRIVTDDAVEIRAIDGELIGTSPEITFGMLEVRGMGIIDITALYGLSSVIPSKDIKLIIHFEHWKDDGDYERLGTNADYQDILGVDVRKLIVPIRPGRNIAVIIEAAAANYRYSLMSDVTPVDIIESRMNKMNG
- a CDS encoding magnesium transporter CorA family protein — encoded protein: MIIYDISNKFKEVDKWEQEKSLYWIILHAEEIEVLNLVLDEECIQECKDFSQEAQIHFYNDYIFMVLNVLDIYEEDIISKELNIFLSHNFIITVYKDRIPVLEEFIKDIKKNRNCFMLKDKGKPEIVLYYILDRLILRNYNCISLVEEMADKVELEILRSPHSNQIRELVFLRGQTYKIRKILNPLRYIGDALLANENGIISDNYMIYFKNIDNKISKLMKAIENLTQDLAMVREAYEAEISNKTNDLMKVFTVVTTVFLPLELITAVFSMSFDYMPFKENNFAFFGILIFMGGIVITMLFYFKKHRMF
- a CDS encoding aminopeptidase yields the protein MSKKLKKEYSLAWDKYSKDDLKKVFELSDRYKDFISKCKTERESVDELIELAENNGYRNLQNIIDNGEVLKAGDKVYANNMGKTLALFLIGSEPLEKGLRILGAHLDSPRLDLKQNPLYEDGGLALFDTHYYGGVKKYQWVTIPLAIHGVLVKKDGTVIKLNVGEDENDPVVGVSDLLIHLASKQLEKKANVVIEGEDLNVLVGSMPIKDKDAKERVKENILALFNEKYGIEEEDFVSAELEIVPAGKARDYGLDRSMVMGYGHDDRICAYTSFEALMNIEKTDRTCVALFVDKEEIGSVGATGMQSRFFENIVAEILDRKGEYSELKLRRALNNSHMLSSDVTVAFDPNFPSVVEKNNTAYFGKGIVFSKYTGARGKSGSNDANAEYVAYIRRIMENHNVTWQTGELGKVDQGGGGTIAYILAQYNMQVIDCGIALHNMHAPWEVASKADIYETMRGYEAFLKEA